The DNA region CATTTGGTGATTCTGCAATCGTAGAAAAATGTGTCCCGCCATTGATAATTACTAAATATTTATTTGGAGTTGTTAACCAAGTAAAAGGCTGAATTTGCTCTGCTAAAGCCGGAGCAACTGTATCAGCACTGCCAGATACAATCATCACTGGAATTTTGATTTGGCTGAGACTAGCCTGACCAAAAATACTACTATCAACTGGATTAATTGCAATCGCCGCTTTTATCCTTTGATCGGATAAATTGTATTGAATCTTTGGTAACTTGAGCGCTAAACATTGAAGCAAAAGCGAAACATTTAAAGTATCTTTTAAGGCTGGACAGTCAGCTTTCACTTGCTGAAAATTAATCTTTGCACCTGCCAATGCTAAGGCTGTATATCCACCAAAAGATTGCCCTACTACACCAATTTCTTCTAAATTTAAACGTCCCTTAAATGTTGAATCAGACTGTGACAATCTAGTGAGTTCATCTAATAAAAATTTTATATCTAAAGGTCTATCAATTAGTTCTCTAGGATTGGTAATTGTATCTGCTGTACCCGCTAATAATGCTTGTATTTGTTTTGAATTACTACCAGGATGTTCTGGAACAGCAACCACAAAACCATAAGATGCGAGATGTTCAGCTAGATATGCAAAACTCGTTCTATCAGAACCAAGTCCGTGGGAAATGACAATTATCGGACGAGGAGTTTGAGTAGTTGGGAGGTAAATATCAGCAGGAAATCTTCTCTGACGTGAGAGGTCATTAAGTGTAATTGTTTGCTTTGAGAAACCAAAACTTCCGGTTTTTCCCAAGTCCATTAATGAAACAGTTTTAAGTGTAGAAGCTGTAGTTACTTTTTGTTGGGATTGTTGGTTAATAAGTGCAACTGCATTTTGAGTTTGATTTACTAAATTCTGTAGT from Nostoc commune NIES-4072 includes:
- a CDS encoding alpha/beta hydrolase; amino-acid sequence: MTHLINQKTVWLKLALRIFSIGLLPTLTAYPAFGAERLKFNYGLLERSIPISSLETYATTGKVDNDLAGYSHYVDKKQLTQLRKVLLTPIPLNQVEVSQFLYTPIGERLLEKLGKVIQTESHLSGFYAIRAALILSAADQKNFTLLNVLRQFPASAISINLDQSLAIAESLQNLVNQTQNAVALINQQSQQKVTTASTLKTVSLMDLGKTGSFGFSKQTITLNDLSRQRRFPADIYLPTTQTPRPIIVISHGLGSDRTSFAYLAEHLASYGFVVAVPEHPGSNSKQIQALLAGTADTITNPRELIDRPLDIKFLLDELTRLSQSDSTFKGRLNLEEIGVVGQSFGGYTALALAGAKINFQQVKADCPALKDTLNVSLLLQCLALKLPKIQYNLSDQRIKAAIAINPVDSSIFGQASLSQIKIPVMIVSGSADTVAPALAEQIQPFTWLTTPNKYLVIINGGTHFSTIAESPNATVPVPSQVIGSSPALARHYVKALSVPFFETYIAEQSIYLPYLSTDYINTISQQPLPLSLIKSLTDEQLQEAFK